The following proteins are co-located in the Vigna angularis cultivar LongXiaoDou No.4 chromosome 2, ASM1680809v1, whole genome shotgun sequence genome:
- the LOC108329449 gene encoding uncharacterized protein LOC108329449: MDAESEKRAFTSTSVSRSSSCEGMDRLVDKEEMEAAETLAQLAMRDSHSTDKWCTKLCAIPEVHPSPTLHSDSSLGTADQAIADQQQDEKVHTTASVEAERTQQNNCSEPMEVQQDANLIPNSSHTEVEQDANLIHDSSHTEVEQEQDSNVSHKSKEQDSNVNVTHKSNNLLGRYNRSRKNLTEEEKEARRMRRILANRESARQTIRRRQALCEELTKKAATLVVENESLKKEKDLALKEYQSLETTNKYLKAQIAKSTNTEEEKTPVEPESSVAEVTPSSGSGPWFLYNPFPVQHVFWPSPLQPTYPVHLPNASFNPVIIPSIANVPCSSESELYHKQNNLINDKQTPNPFYMFPCPWIFPCPQFGNGQSSPSCSLKDKQNNLSLGKPCSSSSSLNTLANVDYRAWTEARLVNDPSRFSLDGGEKKTGCHIIENYHGPSLGCNGQACASEQENELQLHSSPNNKASSTAYIGASSVEKKQKQFICQGKSLADAVAAAEARKRRKELTKQKSIHSRQSRMQC, encoded by the exons ATGGATGCTGAATCGGAGAAGCGCGCATTCACCTCCACTTCCGTTTCTAGGTCCTCTTCCTGTGAAGGTATGGATCGGCTTGTTGACAAGGAGGAGATGGAAGCGGCAGAGACTCTCGCACAGTTGGCAATGCGTGATTCTCACTCTACTGACAAATGGTGCACCAAACTATGTGCCATTCCTGAAGTTCATCCTTCACCGACTCTTCACTCTGATTCCTCTCTTGGGACTGCG GACCAAGCTATTGCAGATCAGCAGCAAGATGAAAAAGTACACACTACTGCGTCTGTAGAAGCAGAGAGGACTCAGCAGAATAACTGTTCCGAACCCATGGAGGTACAGCAGGATGCCAATTTAATCCCTAACTCAAGTCATACCGAGGTGGAACAGGATGCCAATTTAATACATGACTCAAGTCATACGGAGGTGGAGCAGGAGCAGGATTCCAATGTATCACATAAATCAAAGGAGCAGGATTCCAATGTAAATGTAACACATAAATCAAATAACCTTTTAGGTCGTTATAACAGGTCAAGGAAAAATTTAACTGAG gaagaaaaagaagcaagGAGGATGCGCAGGATATTGGCAAATAGAGAGTCAGCCAGGCAGACAATTCGACGTAGGCAG GCTCTGTGTGAGGAATTAACAAAAAAAGCTGCCACTTTGGTGGTGGAGAATGAAAGTCTAAAGAAG gagaaagatttgGCTTTGAAAGAGTATCAGTCTTTGGAGACTACAAATAAGTACTTAAAGGCACAA ATCGCCAAGTCAACAAACACTGAAGAAGAGAAAACTCCCGTTGAGCCCGAGTCATCTGTGGCTGAGGTAACACCTTCGTCTGGTAGTGGTCCATGGTTCCTTTATAACCCTTTTCCTGTTCAACATGTATTTTGGCCTTCGCCCCTTCAGCCTACTTATCCAGTCCATTTACCAAATGCATCATTTAATCCCGTCATCATTCCATCTATTGCTAATGTTCCATGTTCTTCCGAGTCTGAATTATATCACAAGCAAAATAACCTTATAAATGATAAGCAAACACCAAATCCATTTTACATGTTTCCATGCCCTTGGATATTCCCATGTCCGCAGTTTGGAAATGGACAATCATCACCTTCTTGTAGCCtgaaagataaacaaaataatctttCTCTGGGCAAACCTTGTAGTTCTAGTTCATCTTTGAATACACTGGCAAATGTGGATTATCGAGCCTGGACAGAAGCCAGGCTCGTTAATGACCCTTCAAGATTTTCATTGGATGGAGGTGAGAAGAAAACAGGATGTCACATTATAGAAAATTATCATGGACCCTCTCTTGGTTGTAATGGTCAAGCTTGTGCTTCCGAACAAGAAAACGAGCTTCAATTACATTCTAGTCCAAACAATAAAGCATCTTCAACGGCTTATATTGGTGCATCTTCagttgaaaagaaacaaaaacagttCATTTGCCAGGGGAAAAGTCTAGCTGATGCAGTTGCTGCGGCAGAAGCAAGAAAGAGGAGAAAGGAACTAACCAAGCAGAAAAGCATCCATAGCCGCCAGTCTCGAATGCAGTGTTGA
- the LOC108329448 gene encoding subtilisin-like protease SBT4.15, whose translation MNNAINMLQNLLLSLLLLLPFFCPLPVQGFNQHERKPYIVYMGNLPADTNYAVKAHHHNLLETAMGNEQLARTSKIHSYGKSFNGFVARLLPHEAERLQEEESVVSVFPNTVRQPHTTRSWDFLGMPLNVKRNSMIESHIIVGLLDTGISIDSPSFDDTGYGPPPRRWKGKCVTGANFTGCNNKVIGATYFNLAQSNSSYDSVSPADDQGHGTHTSSIVAGSVVEGASLFGVGTGTARGGVPSARLAMYKVCWTAGCSDMDMLAGFDQAIVDGVNFISVSIGGPAHNFLRDPIAIGAFHAMSKGILTSCSAGNNGPRYMSVENVAPWILTVAASSTDRQFFTAAAFGDGNNVTGMSINTFSPKKKMYPLTSGLLASNGTDDGFGSPRGCDYGTMSKEKVKGRIVYCVGGTGTQDLTIKDLEGEGTIVVVDDVIDASFSTVIPATFVEANAVDETIDVYINSTKNPVAVIYKTTSKQVPAPMVVSFSSRGPQTVTPNIFKPDLTAPGVDILAAYSKLESITGYREDNRFAVFNILSGTSMSCPHVAATAAYVKSFHPDWSPAAIKSALMTTATPVTIGDNFTVLGSGSGQINPVKALHPGLVYDIGVQSYVSFLCKEGFNKTNIGILLGMKNFNCSSIKIEPGTDGINYPSIHIQLATPLDRISGVFYRTVTNVGFGNSTYKAKVTAPEGLSVKVIPDTLRFIQLHQKLSFKVVLKGPPMSLDTYLKSASLEWDDSRHTVRSPIIVYKPMSFY comes from the exons ATGAATAATGCAATAAACATGTTACAAAATTTGCTACTGTCACTACTGCTACTATTACCCTTTTTCTGTCCTTTGCCCGTTCAAGGATTTAATCAACATGAAAGAAAG ccATATATTGTATACATGGGAAATCTACCAGCGGATACAAACTATGCAGTGAAAGCCCACCACCACAACTTGCTAGAGACTGCGATGGGAAA CGAGCAGTTAGCCAGAACGTCCAAAATACATAGTTATGGAAAGAGCTTCAACGGATTTGTTGCACGACTTCTGCCACACGAAGCAGAGAGACTCCAAG AGGAGGAGAGTGTGGTTTCTGTGTTTCCAAATACAGTTCGTCAACCACACACGACAAGGTCGTGGGATTTCCTAGGAATGCCCTTAAACGTGAAGAGAAATTCCATGATAGAAAGTCATATTATTGTGGGGCTGTTGGATACAG GCATTTCGATTGATAGCCCCAGTTTCGACGATACGGGGTATGGACCTCCCCCACGTAGATGGAAAGGCAAATGTGTAACTGGAGCAAACTTTACCGGCTGTAACAA CAAGGTGATCGGAGCCACCTACTTCAATCTGGCCCAGAGCAACTCAAGCTACGACAGCGTGAGTCCGGCGGACGACCAGGGTCACGGTACTCACACGTCGTCGATCGTGGCGGGCTCGGTGGTGGAGGGGGCGAGTCTGTTCGGCGTTGGCACAGGCACGGCGAGGGGTGGCGTCCCATCAGCCCGTCTGGCTATGTACAAAGTTTGCTGGACTGCAGGCTGCAGCGACATGGACATGCTCGCGGGCTTCGACCAGGCCATTGTGGACGGCGTCAACTTCATCTCCGTTTCCATCGGAGGCCCCGCACATAACTTCCTCAGGGACCCAATTGCCATCGGAGCATTCCATGCTATGAGCAAAGGGATTCTCACTTCTTGCTCCGCCGGCAACAATGGCCCTCGCTACATGTCCGTCGAGAATGTCGCGCCCTGGATTTTGACGGTAGCTGCTTCCTCCACTGATAGACAGTTCTTTACAGCTGCTGCTTTCGGTGATGGAAACAACGTCACA GGAATGTCGATTAATACCTTTTCGCCCAAGAAAAAGATGTATCCATTGACCAGTGGGCTCCTTGCTTCTAACGGTACCGACGATGGCTTTGGCAGTCCTAG GGGTTGTGACTATGGGACTATGAGCAAGGAGAAGGTGAAGGGCAGGATAGTGTACTGTGTCGGGGGAACGGGAACACAGGACTTAACCATCAAAGATCTAGAGGGAGAAGGAACTATCGTAGTCGTTGACGACGTAATAGACGCCTCCTTCTCCACTGTTATTCCAGCTACCTTTGTTGAAGCCAATGCTGTGGACGAAACCATTGATGTCTACATCAATTCCACAAA GAATCCTGTAGCCGTTATTTACAAGACAACATCTAAACAAGTCCCTGCTCCAATGGttgtttctttttcatcaaGAGGTCCTCAAACGGTCACCCCAAATATCTTCAAG CCTGACTTGACTGCTCCGGGAGTGGACATACTAGCTGCTTATTCCAAACTGGAATCAATAACAGGGTACCGTGAAGACAATCGTTTTgctgtttttaatatattatcagGAACATCTATGTCGTGTCCACATGTCGCTGCAACAGCTGCCTATGTCAAATCCTTCCACCCTGACTGGAGTCCTGCTGCAATTAAATCTGCTCTAATGACCACTG CCACTCCCGTCACGATCGGTGACAACTTCACGGTACTGGGATCTGGATCAGGACAGATTAATCCTGTGAAAGCATTACATCCTGGTCTGGTCTACGACATCGGAGTGCAATCCTATGTCTCCTTCCTTTGTAAGGAAGGCTTCAACAAAACCAACATTGGTATACTACTTGGCATGAAAAATTTCAATTGCTCAAGCATTAAGATTGAGCCAGGAACGGACGGGATCAACTACCCCAGCATACATATCCAACTTGCCACTCCCCTTGATAGAATTTCTGGAGTTTTCTATCGGACTGTTACTAATGTAGGATTTGGAAATTCAACTTACAAGGCTAAAGTTACAGCCCCTGAAGGTCTTTCAGTGAAGGTCATCCCAGATACATTGCGTTTTATCCAATTGCACCAAAAACTGTCATTTAAGGTTGTTCTGAAGGGCCCCCCAATGTCCTTGGACACGTATCTAAAATCTGCATCACTTGAATGGGACGACTCTAGACACACTGTCAGAAGTCCGATAATTGTCTATAAACCAATGTCATTCTATTGA